The Arcanobacterium pinnipediorum genome includes a region encoding these proteins:
- a CDS encoding IS3 family transposase, with product MDIHASNYGVYGVRKMWRALGRAWIMIGCEQTARFMCLAGLLGKGKGRSSVVS from the coding sequence GTGGATATTCATGCCTCGAATTATGGTGTGTATGGGGTGCGTAAGATGTGGCGTGCTTTAGGGCGTGCCTGGATCATGATTGGGTGTGAACAAACAGCTAGGTTTATGTGTTTAGCCGGGTTGTTAGGCAAAGGTAAAGGCCGATCCTCGGTGGTGAGTTGA
- a CDS encoding DUF4132 domain-containing protein produces the protein MATEYNYFTTKPEWVRDLFNRVGLGENDSLKEAWRDLCALGELRASLPESQQQLIYGKTPATAQTTNLEELILSFDGDVEEALLEVEDSVSDLSDYDSVEERMMIAGRYRDTNPRTPEELLALPAFDLLYQQLNDDYRDAYYRYLALAPELATHLNTYQRRSYHSDFPYQQIELRYRILEHFSVYQHLGLNLTELFFSPEDPITANAWMFEQAGLYLAAILAPNLNLSGLDNAVSRDREGILDRIEQGIFEAEGVSQLSNILLQALIMSGHPRAIALVEKLLRAAKLSEGLRQSIIEVIDFGSLDTFKYFLQIIQDENLLRFSSVKRAFLTFGGLTDGLSDKTIPLVGQWLLEGLLEEKAEEYLLEKNYVKFYLGLYLKACHSVEDALSVIVERFGAWDQHQQIAALHFVGQAKLTIPGSVPTLLMQTINQIPEETKAGQEKARNLAAALLTNIPELSFGSLPEKRDFLAGILPLFAKVKTSARYHNIYGEGDAPFSSYYVNLHYRSVVLPLVDEVEDFYEEAYAVFPKYWTSWGDHSAMIPRMKVPAVHKAVVAAIGTGISDTAFDIIKAAKLELTHEDFLTVGDLLRLKSSTVRNNVAQLLKEAPAETILEVAHAALSTRNKNKRNGAIGILTDNYEVVKNLPQYAQVQELIRGIEFETSLQDQVAVLLGEEKPAHEERELFFTPVAEIPRPELNWDPQAVDTYLNPDLNKLTKFMNDCAEAFAAHHGETVVRTGYDGAKYEARAGYDFFYMTDVVSQYRETTPYDGYTFYEDFLPFTTQLSDLECLLWRHYLTAVTQYEDYGRSYRDEITDWAIKHQYLPDLSSMFKEWASSKVNKTDREYVISNARAALNMELARREHKKVNDSCQDFFAQVLAYQVAKERERIQAGEMIPLDDMPEEAKPETVSLFDYERYVSIQAFDTQTTWANPEQMLAIVLNLVSISKQHNYTFPIEVLFKLEDLGLIGLDLIYTLMLDPDPYPIVRSYRRSSVEYDSHLNTLLFQVSTNVSRAVNHSTNVTYQEPAYLEKQKEVYRAMVSYLVEFEIARTDSDTPYSEAISRVFAFYGAEVFLKTLSKMDKLTFVRGYSWGHEGKKEMFSKIIARTLPEEDLTQERFNELVKQYQIDNQRLLEACVYNLRFIEYAENYLKIPGLVKAAYFFKTHLNDSLSDQQKLIVRRYTDIAFTDFENGQMDLNWFKESYQELGENNFQALYDAAKYITDGGKHKRAQYFADAVRGKLKFKEVESRISDKRNQEMVLAYGLIPLGKGKSRDREKDLLHRYQKLQSFLAESKKFGSQRRASEALKVSIAMNNLARNVGMSINRFTWSMEAKLSQSQAEFFSPHQVDDYFIHIDLTRPEKPQIIVSKDDKQLKSVPGKISKNAYVKELKAVTAALKAQYRRARTMLEEAMCTRETFTPSALAELDTVPVVSALMRDLLFIHEGKVGFFRNGKLEGIKAEIELAEDAQLRIAHPVDLLKHDWVAWQNLLLEREIIQPFKQVFRELYTMTAEERKQDGYTQRFAGYQVAVNQTLGLLNSRGWMLNGEEGFEKVHHHSDLRIELYSYADWYTAGDVEAPSFEKVVFLDNKTGKTYNMAELDPIIFSETMRDLDLVVSVAHVGGVDPELNHTTIELRTRILEHNLGLFGVSNYQIEGSHITIKGLLHEYSMHLGSGVIHVAGRGMLPVFPVHSQQRGRIFLPFVDSDPKTAEIVSKALMLANDKKIKDPAILSHLR, from the coding sequence ATGGCTACCGAATACAACTACTTTACTACTAAACCTGAGTGGGTGCGGGATCTATTCAACCGCGTCGGCTTAGGAGAAAACGACTCTCTTAAAGAGGCATGGCGTGACCTGTGCGCACTGGGTGAGCTGCGCGCCAGTTTACCGGAGTCGCAGCAGCAACTGATTTACGGCAAAACACCTGCAACAGCCCAAACAACGAACCTTGAAGAGCTCATTCTCTCCTTTGACGGTGATGTTGAAGAAGCTCTGCTAGAAGTTGAAGATTCTGTCTCTGATCTTTCAGATTATGACTCCGTAGAAGAGAGAATGATGATTGCGGGCCGGTATCGTGACACTAACCCGCGCACCCCTGAGGAATTGCTTGCCCTGCCTGCATTCGACCTCCTGTACCAGCAATTAAATGATGACTACCGGGATGCCTACTATCGTTACTTAGCGCTGGCACCGGAACTAGCAACTCACTTGAACACCTATCAGCGCCGCTCCTACCATTCTGATTTTCCGTACCAGCAGATTGAGTTGAGATATCGGATTTTGGAGCACTTCAGCGTCTATCAACACTTGGGGTTGAACCTGACTGAGTTGTTCTTCTCGCCAGAAGACCCCATCACTGCGAACGCTTGGATGTTTGAGCAGGCAGGACTGTATTTGGCTGCTATCTTGGCACCAAATCTGAACTTGTCGGGCCTCGATAACGCAGTTTCACGTGACAGGGAAGGTATTCTGGACCGGATTGAGCAGGGCATTTTTGAGGCCGAGGGGGTTTCCCAGCTCTCCAACATTTTGCTTCAGGCCCTGATAATGTCGGGGCACCCCAGAGCTATTGCCCTAGTTGAGAAGCTGTTGCGGGCCGCGAAACTGTCTGAAGGCCTCCGTCAGAGTATTATTGAAGTGATTGATTTTGGCTCTTTGGATACTTTTAAATATTTCCTACAGATTATTCAAGATGAGAATCTGCTCCGGTTTTCTTCGGTAAAACGGGCTTTCCTTACTTTTGGGGGCCTGACTGATGGATTGTCCGATAAAACCATTCCGTTGGTGGGCCAATGGCTGCTTGAGGGCTTGTTAGAGGAAAAGGCTGAAGAATATTTACTGGAAAAGAACTATGTGAAGTTCTATCTCGGCCTGTATTTGAAAGCCTGCCATAGCGTTGAAGATGCCCTATCTGTGATTGTTGAACGATTCGGAGCATGGGATCAACATCAACAAATTGCCGCTTTGCATTTCGTTGGGCAAGCAAAACTCACCATACCGGGCTCTGTCCCGACCCTTTTGATGCAAACTATCAATCAGATTCCAGAAGAAACCAAAGCTGGACAAGAAAAAGCCAGAAATTTAGCGGCAGCTCTGCTAACTAATATTCCCGAGCTCAGCTTCGGTTCCCTCCCTGAAAAACGTGACTTCTTGGCTGGAATCCTACCTTTATTCGCTAAGGTAAAGACCTCTGCCCGGTACCACAACATCTACGGTGAAGGAGATGCCCCCTTCAGTTCCTACTATGTGAACCTGCACTACCGGTCTGTGGTCCTTCCGTTAGTCGATGAGGTTGAAGACTTTTACGAGGAAGCCTACGCGGTCTTTCCTAAGTACTGGACCTCTTGGGGCGACCACAGCGCGATGATTCCGAGGATGAAAGTACCGGCGGTCCATAAGGCTGTGGTCGCCGCAATCGGTACCGGTATTAGCGATACCGCGTTCGACATCATCAAAGCCGCAAAGCTAGAGCTAACCCATGAAGACTTCCTCACCGTAGGTGATCTGCTGAGATTAAAGAGCTCCACGGTTCGTAACAACGTGGCACAGCTACTCAAGGAAGCACCCGCTGAAACTATTCTTGAGGTAGCCCATGCTGCACTGTCTACCCGCAATAAGAACAAGCGTAACGGTGCTATTGGCATCCTGACCGACAACTATGAGGTAGTTAAAAACCTGCCCCAGTACGCTCAAGTGCAAGAGCTTATTCGCGGCATCGAGTTTGAAACCTCGCTACAAGATCAGGTGGCGGTCCTCCTCGGCGAAGAAAAGCCCGCACATGAGGAACGAGAGCTTTTCTTCACCCCGGTTGCTGAGATTCCCCGCCCAGAACTTAACTGGGATCCGCAAGCGGTAGATACCTACCTGAACCCTGATCTCAACAAACTAACCAAGTTCATGAATGACTGTGCGGAAGCCTTCGCCGCCCATCATGGGGAAACTGTGGTCCGCACCGGATATGATGGGGCTAAATATGAGGCTCGCGCCGGATACGACTTCTTTTACATGACTGACGTTGTGAGCCAGTATCGGGAAACAACACCATACGATGGTTACACGTTCTACGAAGACTTCCTCCCTTTCACCACACAACTTTCCGACCTAGAGTGCCTACTCTGGCGACACTATTTGACGGCCGTCACTCAGTATGAGGATTACGGGCGAAGTTACCGTGATGAGATTACAGATTGGGCGATTAAGCATCAGTATCTTCCGGACCTCTCCAGCATGTTTAAAGAGTGGGCATCTTCAAAGGTAAACAAGACCGATCGCGAGTATGTTATCTCTAACGCGCGAGCTGCCCTGAATATGGAACTGGCCCGCCGCGAACACAAGAAAGTCAACGATTCTTGTCAAGATTTCTTCGCCCAAGTACTGGCATATCAGGTAGCGAAAGAAAGAGAACGCATCCAGGCAGGAGAAATGATTCCGCTAGATGACATGCCTGAAGAGGCCAAACCAGAGACAGTCAGCCTTTTCGACTACGAACGCTACGTGTCCATACAGGCCTTCGATACGCAAACCACGTGGGCTAATCCGGAACAAATGCTGGCAATAGTCCTCAACCTAGTTTCGATTTCCAAACAGCACAACTACACGTTCCCAATTGAAGTGCTCTTCAAACTGGAAGATCTGGGACTAATCGGGCTGGATTTGATTTACACGCTGATGCTAGACCCCGATCCGTACCCCATTGTCCGCAGCTATCGGCGCTCCTCCGTGGAATATGACTCCCATTTGAACACCTTGCTATTTCAGGTTTCCACTAATGTGAGTCGGGCGGTCAATCATAGTACGAACGTAACCTATCAAGAGCCCGCCTATCTGGAAAAGCAGAAAGAAGTTTACCGGGCGATGGTTTCCTATTTGGTGGAGTTTGAGATTGCCCGCACCGACTCTGACACCCCTTATTCTGAAGCAATCTCTAGAGTGTTTGCTTTCTATGGCGCGGAAGTCTTCTTGAAGACCCTCTCCAAAATGGACAAGCTAACTTTCGTGCGCGGCTACTCTTGGGGGCATGAAGGCAAAAAAGAAATGTTCTCCAAGATTATTGCCCGAACCTTGCCTGAAGAAGACCTCACCCAAGAACGTTTCAACGAACTCGTAAAGCAGTATCAGATTGATAACCAGCGCCTGCTAGAGGCCTGCGTTTACAATCTGCGTTTCATCGAATACGCGGAAAACTATCTGAAGATTCCGGGGCTAGTGAAAGCCGCCTACTTCTTCAAAACTCATTTGAATGACAGTCTCAGCGACCAGCAAAAACTGATTGTGCGTCGCTACACTGACATCGCTTTTACTGATTTTGAGAACGGGCAAATGGACCTGAACTGGTTCAAAGAAAGTTACCAAGAGCTAGGAGAAAACAACTTCCAAGCACTCTACGACGCCGCCAAGTACATTACGGATGGCGGCAAACACAAGCGCGCCCAATACTTCGCCGACGCAGTCCGCGGCAAACTCAAATTCAAAGAAGTTGAATCACGGATCTCCGATAAACGAAATCAGGAGATGGTGCTGGCATACGGCCTCATCCCCCTCGGCAAAGGTAAATCTCGAGACCGCGAAAAGGATCTTTTGCACCGTTACCAGAAACTCCAATCCTTCCTCGCTGAATCGAAGAAGTTCGGTTCCCAACGGCGCGCATCGGAAGCCCTCAAAGTTTCCATCGCGATGAACAACCTAGCCAGAAATGTGGGTATGTCCATTAACCGTTTCACCTGGAGCATGGAAGCGAAACTATCGCAGAGCCAAGCGGAATTCTTCAGCCCGCATCAAGTTGACGATTATTTCATCCATATTGACCTGACTAGGCCTGAGAAGCCGCAAATCATCGTCTCAAAAGATGATAAGCAACTCAAGAGCGTGCCCGGCAAGATCAGCAAGAATGCCTACGTGAAAGAGCTAAAAGCGGTTACGGCTGCACTCAAAGCCCAGTATCGGCGGGCCCGCACCATGCTCGAAGAAGCCATGTGCACACGGGAAACCTTCACTCCGTCAGCGCTTGCTGAACTGGACACAGTCCCGGTCGTCTCAGCTCTCATGCGTGACCTTTTGTTCATCCATGAAGGAAAGGTCGGATTCTTCCGTAACGGAAAACTTGAGGGGATTAAGGCAGAGATAGAGCTGGCCGAGGACGCACAGCTCCGCATCGCCCATCCCGTTGATCTGCTTAAACACGACTGGGTGGCCTGGCAGAACCTGCTACTGGAACGTGAAATTATTCAGCCCTTCAAGCAGGTCTTCCGCGAGCTCTACACCATGACCGCGGAAGAACGCAAACAAGATGGATACACGCAACGCTTCGCCGGCTACCAGGTTGCTGTCAACCAGACCCTAGGCTTACTGAACTCTCGCGGATGGATGCTAAATGGCGAGGAAGGCTTCGAGAAAGTCCACCATCATAGCGATCTGCGGATTGAACTGTACTCCTACGCTGACTGGTATACCGCCGGTGACGTGGAAGCTCCCAGTTTCGAAAAAGTTGTCTTCTTGGACAACAAGACCGGTAAAACCTATAACATGGCTGAGCTGGATCCCATCATTTTCAGCGAAACCATGCGAGACCTTGACTTGGTTGTATCGGTTGCTCACGTGGGCGGAGTTGATCCTGAGCTCAATCACACCACGATTGAACTACGCACCCGCATCCTCGAACACAATCTGGGCCTGTTCGGAGTTAGCAACTACCAGATTGAGGGCTCCCACATCACCATTAAAGGCCTGTTGCATGAATACTCCATGCACTTAGGCTCCGGCGTGATTCATGTGGCCGGCAGAGGAATGCTACCGGTATTCCCCGTCCATTCACAGCAGCGCGGACGCATCTTCCTTCCCTTCGTGGACAGTGACCCGAAGA
- a CDS encoding alpha/beta hydrolase, which yields MFTPLTHIASGKSVRGTIVAFHGVTDNAASLSDLADHWAPDWRVILVDSLGHGTSPRFSDSQLLDPFSALVKTAIESVQTAAAQSPQGKVVIYGHSLGGAIATHVSLQIPSLVTALILEDPALLTPQQYETYRAGGPLLAQRLELMSNDVGEAMIELMKTYTSWPVSEYGGWLQGKTQVDRKFVRTGIVGSQGRTILHHVSVPTLLVTGEGSDVLFGGQGLKEINSYGNPYLKTALISGTSHTVRRDNSTAFYALVDDFLLSLDDNSSPHPYLAPELQRCLSSAPSQTTWDVEQLRQAGEQLLTRADGGVGSKIRATIMKTGRGLPLRILHRTDQQPDQILIALHGGGYVAGKAEYDDERNYELLELLPTTVICAPEYRLAPEHPYPAAVQDCIDAINYMEDQYPNVPIFVLGDSAGAGVGLQALQTLVATRSNATISGFICLEPCLDPRASSRSYQIYREGPVWTAAAAQAAWEHYLAGVDPTQVHVSVRNSAASLPPTMIIANPVDPLRDEAITLATDLIDGGGIAELHILPGTFHGALSIPQTRTWRDVKTLITSFLSKNHAEQK from the coding sequence GTGTTCACGCCGTTGACTCACATTGCAAGCGGTAAGTCCGTGCGCGGTACCATTGTCGCTTTTCACGGAGTGACGGATAACGCGGCCTCACTGAGTGACCTCGCAGACCATTGGGCGCCTGACTGGCGGGTAATCCTCGTCGATTCTCTCGGGCATGGAACTAGCCCTCGATTTTCTGATAGCCAACTGCTAGATCCGTTTTCTGCTCTCGTGAAAACGGCGATCGAAAGTGTTCAAACTGCCGCTGCTCAGTCACCACAAGGGAAAGTTGTTATCTACGGGCACTCCCTTGGTGGCGCGATTGCTACGCATGTTTCCTTACAGATACCTTCACTTGTTACAGCGCTTATCCTCGAAGATCCGGCGCTGCTTACTCCACAGCAGTATGAAACGTATCGAGCCGGAGGTCCGCTCCTGGCTCAACGCCTAGAACTCATGAGTAACGACGTCGGTGAAGCCATGATCGAGCTTATGAAAACATATACTAGCTGGCCGGTGTCTGAATATGGCGGATGGTTACAAGGAAAGACGCAAGTGGATCGAAAGTTTGTCAGAACTGGAATTGTCGGCTCCCAGGGCCGAACAATTCTCCACCATGTTAGCGTCCCTACTCTCTTAGTGACCGGCGAAGGCAGTGATGTTCTCTTTGGCGGGCAGGGTTTGAAAGAAATTAACAGTTATGGCAACCCGTATCTGAAAACCGCACTGATTTCGGGCACTTCCCATACGGTTCGTAGAGATAACTCCACTGCGTTTTATGCTCTTGTTGATGATTTCTTGTTATCTCTCGACGATAATTCTTCCCCACATCCTTATCTTGCCCCTGAGTTGCAACGTTGTTTAAGCAGTGCTCCGTCCCAAACCACGTGGGATGTTGAACAATTACGCCAGGCCGGAGAACAGTTGCTAACGAGAGCTGATGGCGGTGTAGGCAGTAAAATTCGTGCCACCATAATGAAAACCGGCCGCGGTTTACCGTTGCGGATATTGCACCGCACCGATCAACAACCAGATCAGATACTCATTGCGCTTCATGGTGGTGGTTATGTGGCTGGGAAGGCCGAATATGATGATGAACGCAACTATGAATTACTAGAGCTGCTCCCAACTACTGTGATCTGTGCACCTGAATATCGCCTGGCGCCCGAACACCCGTATCCAGCCGCAGTTCAAGACTGCATTGATGCCATCAATTATATGGAAGATCAATACCCAAACGTTCCTATCTTTGTGTTGGGGGATTCAGCCGGCGCTGGAGTTGGACTACAAGCTTTACAAACCCTAGTGGCCACACGATCGAATGCGACGATTTCCGGTTTTATTTGTTTAGAACCATGCCTTGATCCACGAGCTTCCTCCCGCTCTTACCAGATTTATCGCGAGGGTCCAGTATGGACGGCGGCAGCAGCCCAGGCAGCTTGGGAGCACTATCTCGCTGGCGTGGATCCTACACAAGTGCATGTTTCAGTGCGAAATAGTGCAGCCTCGCTGCCGCCGACTATGATTATTGCGAACCCTGTGGATCCCTTGCGAGACGAAGCGATTACTTTGGCAACAGATCTGATCGATGGCGGTGGAATTGCCGAACTGCATATACTTCCAGGAACTTTTCACGGCGCGCTTTCGATTCCTCAAACCCGCACTTGGCGCGATGTTAAAACGCTCATCACCAGTTTCCTTAGCAAAAACCACGCAGAGCAGAAGTAA
- a CDS encoding transposase, with protein MAEVSREIGVGQALLGRWVKQEREHNNSSGERTCAELEAENSRLKKELASIKLDNEFLSKASAFFAAKQHEKRNTN; from the coding sequence ATTGCAGAGGTATCGCGCGAGATTGGTGTTGGTCAGGCTTTGCTTGGTCGCTGGGTTAAACAAGAACGAGAGCACAATAACAGTTCCGGGGAACGGACATGTGCCGAATTAGAGGCCGAAAACTCACGGTTGAAAAAGGAACTGGCCTCGATCAAGCTTGATAATGAGTTCCTGTCAAAAGCCAGCGCCTTCTTCGCTGCGAAGCAACACGAGAAGAGAAATACGAACTAA
- a CDS encoding integrase core domain-containing protein yields MGDSYDNALAENVNGCYKNELIHPRTWQDVLEVEIATFEWVSWWNKTRLHQALDYRTPLEVENDYWHTVNTTQKIQTPTRAKA; encoded by the coding sequence GTGGGTGATAGCTACGATAATGCTTTAGCTGAGAATGTCAATGGTTGTTATAAAAACGAGCTTATTCATCCTCGTACATGGCAAGACGTACTCGAAGTGGAAATCGCTACTTTTGAATGGGTAAGTTGGTGGAATAAGACACGGCTACATCAAGCACTCGACTACCGCACACCACTCGAAGTTGAAAACGACTACTGGCACACCGTTAACACAACACAGAAAATACAAACACCAACCAGGGCAAAAGCCTAG
- a CDS encoding IS3 family transposase — translation MQREKANYFITRMVRLLKVSRSYFYAWAKKQAAISIGDDEKTSYYQQLDEKIYRMWERSDKVYGTPRITADLHAGGVSIDKKTVAKRMKLMGIEGISPRKCVPSKKVGDASVAAIPVKCTGFSS, via the coding sequence ATGCAGCGCGAGAAGGCTAACTACTTTATTACCCGCATGGTCCGTTTGCTTAAAGTTTCGCGTTCATACTTTTATGCATGGGCTAAAAAGCAGGCCGCTATCTCAATTGGAGATGATGAGAAAACCAGCTACTACCAGCAACTAGATGAAAAAATTTATCGCATGTGGGAACGGTCAGACAAGGTCTATGGCACACCACGTATTACTGCTGATCTTCATGCTGGTGGTGTGAGTATTGACAAAAAGACCGTGGCCAAACGCATGAAGTTGATGGGCATTGAGGGTATTTCCCCGAGGAAGTGTGTACCTAGTAAAAAAGTTGGTGATGCTTCAGTTGCTGCAATCCCTGTGAAGTGTACCGGGTTTTCTTCCTAG